In Labrus mixtus chromosome 11, fLabMix1.1, whole genome shotgun sequence, a single window of DNA contains:
- the si:dkey-12j5.1 gene encoding uncharacterized protein si:dkey-12j5.1 isoform X2 produces the protein MGGQAKGKKKNKPKRKENRSNKDAGIVGLTPQERMKVRMHEKAKKKTAEKYSVQQLLEKTEECMDSFDFETAGLFCQRALDVESNNLQALDMLGNIHSELGDTQKAKEVFLQAVQLSPDVGHSKYMYLGQINSGQEAVNYYTIGIQVMLSALEKEEQTTPQAAAAAPPEEDPERPTAKDISVAYCSIAEIYLADLCMEEGAADKCRESIERALQYHYDNPEALQLMASYLFSTERNQEGKEYLLKSVGLWLPAQSAASSSTEEELQNLIPPYESRITTAKLLMESEEYEMAVDVLEGLLEEDDEVVQVWYLSGWVCYLQLEKAKAKEQQESEGRGVTEEEEKEEQKALTEAARSYLTNAKKLYSKLRCDDQPVLEHVEQLLGELGGELEGEEGDPVLDDDYEPCSDEEEGDVAEAPMEH, from the exons ATGGGAGGACAGGCAAagggcaaaaagaaaaacaagccgAAAAGGAAAGAGAACCGCTCAAACAAGG ATGCAGGAATTGTTGGATTGACTCCCCAGGAAAGAATGAAAGTGAGGATGCATGAAAAAGCCAAGAAGAAAACAGCTGAGAAATACTCTGTCCAACAACTACTAGAAAAG ACAGAAGAATGCATGGATAGCTTTGACTTTGAGACTGCTGGTCTTTTCTGTCAACGAGCCCTTGATGTAGAATCCAACAACCTGCAAGCTCTCGACATGCTGGGAAACATCCACTCTGAACtaggagacacacagaaagctAAGG AAGTGTTTCTGCAAGCAGTGCAACTTAGCCCAGACGTAGGCCACAGTAAGTACATGTACCTGGGACAAATCAACTCAGGCCAGGAGGCGGTGAACTACTACACTATAGGAATACAAGTCATGCTGTCTGCATTGGAAAAAGAAGAGCAAACCACA CCCCAGGCCGCAGCTGCTGCCCCCCCAGAGGAGGACCCTGAGCGTCCCACAGCCAAGGACATTAGTGTAGCCTACTGCTCCATCGCTGAGATTTACCTGGCAGACCTCTG caTGGAAGAGGGAGCTGCAGACAAGTGCAGAGAGTCCATTGAGAGAGCATTACAGTATCACTATGACAACCCCGAGGCTCTACAGCTCATGGCCAGTTACCTGTTCAGTACAGAGAGAAACCAg GAAGGCAAAGAGTACCTGTTGAAGAGTGTTGGATTGTGGCTACCTGCACAGAGTGCAGCTTCTTCCAGCACGGAGGAAGAATTGCAG AATTTGATCCCCCCGTATGAGTCTCGCATCACCACAGCCAAACTGCTCATGGAATCTGAGGAATATGAG ATGGCGGTGGACGTGTTGGAGGGTCTTCTAGAGGAGGATGACGAGGTCGTCCAG GTGTGGTATCTCTCGGGGTGGGTGTGCTACCTCCAGCtagaaaaagcaaaagcaaaagagCAGCAAGAAAGTGAGGGAAGAGGagtgacggaggaggaggagaaggaggagcagaaggcACTGACGGAGGCGGCCAGATCATACCTGACCAACGCTAAAAAG CTGTACAGTAAGCTGCGGTGTGATGACCAGCCGGTGTTGGAGCATGTGGAACAGCTGCTGGGCGAGCTGGGAGGAGagctggagggagaggagggagacccCGTCTTGGATGACGATTATGAACCCTGTAgcgatgaagaggagggggacgTTGCAGAGGCACCCATGGAACACTGA
- the si:dkey-12j5.1 gene encoding uncharacterized protein si:dkey-12j5.1 isoform X1 → MGGQAKGKKKNKPKRKENRSNKDAGIVGLTPQERMKVRMHEKAKKKTAEKYSVQQLLEKTEECMDSFDFETAGLFCQRALDVESNNLQALDMLGNIHSELGDTQKAKEVFLQAVQLSPDVGHSKYMYLGQINSGQEAVNYYTIGIQVMLSALEKEEQTTQPQAAAAAPPEEDPERPTAKDISVAYCSIAEIYLADLCMEEGAADKCRESIERALQYHYDNPEALQLMASYLFSTERNQEGKEYLLKSVGLWLPAQSAASSSTEEELQNLIPPYESRITTAKLLMESEEYEMAVDVLEGLLEEDDEVVQVWYLSGWVCYLQLEKAKAKEQQESEGRGVTEEEEKEEQKALTEAARSYLTNAKKLYSKLRCDDQPVLEHVEQLLGELGGELEGEEGDPVLDDDYEPCSDEEEGDVAEAPMEH, encoded by the exons ATGGGAGGACAGGCAAagggcaaaaagaaaaacaagccgAAAAGGAAAGAGAACCGCTCAAACAAGG ATGCAGGAATTGTTGGATTGACTCCCCAGGAAAGAATGAAAGTGAGGATGCATGAAAAAGCCAAGAAGAAAACAGCTGAGAAATACTCTGTCCAACAACTACTAGAAAAG ACAGAAGAATGCATGGATAGCTTTGACTTTGAGACTGCTGGTCTTTTCTGTCAACGAGCCCTTGATGTAGAATCCAACAACCTGCAAGCTCTCGACATGCTGGGAAACATCCACTCTGAACtaggagacacacagaaagctAAGG AAGTGTTTCTGCAAGCAGTGCAACTTAGCCCAGACGTAGGCCACAGTAAGTACATGTACCTGGGACAAATCAACTCAGGCCAGGAGGCGGTGAACTACTACACTATAGGAATACAAGTCATGCTGTCTGCATTGGAAAAAGAAGAGCAAACCACA CAGCCCCAGGCCGCAGCTGCTGCCCCCCCAGAGGAGGACCCTGAGCGTCCCACAGCCAAGGACATTAGTGTAGCCTACTGCTCCATCGCTGAGATTTACCTGGCAGACCTCTG caTGGAAGAGGGAGCTGCAGACAAGTGCAGAGAGTCCATTGAGAGAGCATTACAGTATCACTATGACAACCCCGAGGCTCTACAGCTCATGGCCAGTTACCTGTTCAGTACAGAGAGAAACCAg GAAGGCAAAGAGTACCTGTTGAAGAGTGTTGGATTGTGGCTACCTGCACAGAGTGCAGCTTCTTCCAGCACGGAGGAAGAATTGCAG AATTTGATCCCCCCGTATGAGTCTCGCATCACCACAGCCAAACTGCTCATGGAATCTGAGGAATATGAG ATGGCGGTGGACGTGTTGGAGGGTCTTCTAGAGGAGGATGACGAGGTCGTCCAG GTGTGGTATCTCTCGGGGTGGGTGTGCTACCTCCAGCtagaaaaagcaaaagcaaaagagCAGCAAGAAAGTGAGGGAAGAGGagtgacggaggaggaggagaaggaggagcagaaggcACTGACGGAGGCGGCCAGATCATACCTGACCAACGCTAAAAAG CTGTACAGTAAGCTGCGGTGTGATGACCAGCCGGTGTTGGAGCATGTGGAACAGCTGCTGGGCGAGCTGGGAGGAGagctggagggagaggagggagacccCGTCTTGGATGACGATTATGAACCCTGTAgcgatgaagaggagggggacgTTGCAGAGGCACCCATGGAACACTGA
- the LOC132983951 gene encoding G patch domain-containing protein 8 isoform X2, producing the protein MDASTDVKAPSPIGHRVSGRTYGLRSAVRSGRQQHYKDVDQKDHSWDDKHEPFNYSLRPPPTQARTARLIHQPEIPNHSPPRKGLPTAPAESPPASTAVSPQSCLGLNPQLPLSGQGKAGGRLGVSFCFSRRGPRLEPSASVFSDLEEEEREKREQIKERIKGIMEDIDREIGSAEEGKHSESEKSSSDSVGSSDIGPISDYHKQDEGMGKRDCEKEKSPISTKIPDNQSQESPVLLSQTQVDTWGTKTDSETERKHVTEGLREKSQNMSVLGKDGSTCLRWPVSLLKFTISQPNICYSCNPLCSDHQRQEQLTKDQQEPQQNQLCALSVESNPRVPAILTPDTHTCLPRQTRQELRVERQEKAEANFKAAQHINLDTEAHLFLKNKNLSSSDSPLERGRCMLSIENSARAASHPFDPAHSDSSDTNSQNAQGGRLGGARRIREKAITTLSCKSESVIQPGTQGTSISPSRCECGSETMCECARSAQPYVGVSEVPRKKRKKANTKKHKLGKRKRSDSNKRQSARCKVRSVVSTVCTRRESRGEAVGSWGKERRQRGMRKRRLQGAGSSCLLGRCDTEPVSVSVRKRGPHRSHSTESQSRADREQAESCTSSSLLSRHTADTNTKGEGKRHGDTATFPWRSHFSVHSFSPGCNSKLFWERGHHSNPRSFIDCCYPDNSCGCSPVRKRKVLHRDRKFIHSQRKSLRHGEVWEDTERTWLTGGRSGCRDRGKFPDTEQWDWMRGSFPGGTDEGASRPWARSRSRTEEWDQVARFSPSPCRWGRRRRHLSTEDVDWDRWTWGSSDSWEDWGTHRSGSKAGADRDSPGFMWKNSRSRSSSSRHFSSPEWWTKKQTYSPRSVINTRASRCHSPRSCSPCSSTNMSELSLEWSQSSSCSAGKVDGLAFNSCRTSSRAQELSSEGEKKHSSPMSSPSSFTSSSFSHSSPQRTSFAPTIHGLNANHVDTSSSKQKEPNPQTSIQGGPSSPSRSGTTLAGQAPSNSPSRKLARTLLLPLIGKLPSIQRKARRWKGLLEKSQEKEGDEDEETKGSGGLDEGAVIERQNCPMGIFESSSSNLPNLSSSHIRTDDKQASGRTVAPISFTAEEMDKYRPLQEQAREHMQKVLEQTHNAESHTGTNYPHTALSENSGTSEEQYTPSLRTQSIHIDIMQTQAQHTHEVSVPLPHLTRQENFTQSMALGVPNLPTLPPSPPLSSLHHIILQHTALSLAPSSTSSSTSSPSPAIHPHPVQLPHPLPPLHPPTLPHHLHLSPFSISSLFPSILLSHHPIQLLPQSPTFHPAQLAPLSPVSLQTLNPQPFMERVWPVRFQQKAL; encoded by the coding sequence AGTCTCAGGAAGGACTTATGGACTAAGAAGTGCTGTCAGGTCTGGGAGGCAGCAACACTACAAAGATGTGGACCAAAAGGACCACAGCTGGGATGACAAACATGAACCCTTCAACTACTCCCTGAGACCCCCTCCCACTCAAGCTAGGACCGCTCGTCTCATTCACCAGCCAGAAATTCCAAACCATTCTCCTCCCCGAAAAGGGTTGCCCACTGCCCCAGCAGAATCACCTCCTGCATCCACTGCAGTGAGCCCCCAGTCTTGCCTGGGCTTGAATCCCCAGCTGCCTCTCTCTGGGCAGGGAAAGGCAGGGGGCAGGCTTGGGGTGTCCTTCTGTTTCTCCCGCAGGGGGCCACGACTTGAGCCTTCTGCCTCAGTCTTCTCggacctggaggaggaggagagagagaagagggaacaaataaaagaaaggaTAAAGGGAATAATGGAAGATATCGACAGAGAAATAGGGTCAGCAGAAGAGGGGAAACACAGTGAGAGTGAAAAGTCCAGCTCAGACAGTGTTGGATCGAGTGACATTGGGCCTATCAGTGATTATCACAAACAAGACGAGGGGATGGGAAAAAGAGactgtgagaaagaaaaatctcCTATTTCCACAAAAATCCCCGATAATCAGAGCCAGGAATCTCCTGTCTTGCTATCTCAAACACAGGTGGACACATGGGGAACAAAAACAGATagtgagacagaaagaaagcatGTGACAGAAGGGTTGAGGGAGAAAAGTCAGAATATGTCGGTGCTGGGGAAAGATGGCTCTACCTGTCTTAGATGGCCTGTCAGCTTGCTCAAGTTCACTATTTCTCAACCAAACATCTGCTACAGCTGCAACCCGCTCTGCTCGGATCACCAACGACAGGAACAACTCACAAAGGATCAGCAGGAGCCACAACAAAATCAGCTGTGTGCTCTCTCAGTCGAATCAAATCCACGTGTGCCAGCTATTCTTACACCAGACACTCATACCTGTTTACCAAGACAGACAAGACAAGAACTGAGAGTGGAAAGACAGGAAAAAGCGGAGGCAAATTTCAAGGCAGCACAACATATCAATTTAGACACAGAAGCACACCTGTTCCTAAAGAACAAAAACCTTTCATCGTCAGACTCACCATTAGAAAGAGGCAGATGCATGCTAAGTATAGAGAACAGTGCGAGGGCAGCCTCCCATCCATTTGACCCCGCTCATAGTGACAGCTCTGACACAAACTCCCAGAATGCTCAGGGAGGAAGATTAGGGGGCGCGAGAAGGATCAGGGAGAAAGCCATCACAACCCTGAGCTGTAAATCAGAGTCTGTCATCCAGCCTGGCACACAGGGGACAAGCATCAGCCCGTCCAGGTGTGAGTGTGGGAGTGAGacaatgtgtgagtgtgccAGATCTGCACAGCCGTACGTGGGTGTCTCAGAAGTGCCAcgcaaaaagagaaagaaagccaacacaaagaaacacaagctggggaagaggaaaaggagcgATTCAAACAAGCGACAATCGGCTAGGTGCAAAGTCAGGAGCGTTGTCTCCACAGTCTGCACTCGAAGAGAGAGTAGAGGAGAAGCTGTGGGGAGCTGGGGGAAGGAAAGGAGGCAAAgagggatgaggaagaggagattgCAGGGAGCAGGGAGCAGCTGTCTCCTGGGGAGATGTGACACTGAGCCAgtatctgtctctgtcaggaAAAGGGGGCCTCACAGGAGCCACAGCACTGAATCCCAGTCACGGGCAGACAGGGAGCAGGCAGAATCCTGCACTTCTTCCTCACTGCtcagcagacacacagcagacacaaacaccaagGGAGAGGGAAAGCGACACGGAGACACAGCGACTTTTCCCTGGCGGTCTCACTTCTCCGTACACTCTTTCTCACCAGGATGTAACTCAAAGCTGTTTTGGGAAAGGGGTCACCATAGCAACCCCAGGAGTTTCATTGACTGCTGTTACCCTGACAACAGCTGTGGTTGCAGCCcggtgagaaagagaaaagtcCTCCACAGGGACAGGAAATTCATTCATAGTCAGAGGAAGAGTTTGAGGCATGGGGAAGTCtgggaggacacagagaggaccTGGTTAACGGGAGGGCGGTCAGGTTGTAGAGACAGGGGGAAGTTTCCTGATACAGAACAGTGGGATTGGATGCGAGGGAGCTTTCCTGGAGGTACTGACGAGGGTGCTTCAAGGCCTTGGGCGAGATCACGAAGCAGAACAGAAGAGTGGGATCAGGTGGCAAGGTTTAGTCCCAGTCCTTGCAGGTGGGGCAGGAGACGTAGACATCTTAGCACAGAGGATGTAGACTGGGACAGATGGACATGGGGCAGCAGCGACAGCTGGGAGGACTGGGGGACACACAGATCAGGATCCAAGGCAGGGGCAGACAGAGACAGCCCAGGCTTTATGTGGAAGAATTCACGCTCTAGAAGCTCAAGCTCCAGACACTTCTCCAGCCCTGAGTGgtggacaaaaaaacagacttacAGCCCCCGGAGTGTGATCAACACACGGGCAAGCAGATGCCACAGCCCACGATCCTGCAGCCCCTGCAGCAGCACCAACATGTCAGAACTCAGTTTAGAGTGGAGCCAGAGTAGTTCCTGCTCAGCGGGCAAAGTTGATGGATTGGCTTTTAACTCTTGCAGGACTTCCTCAAGAGCTCAAGAACTTTCATCTGAGGGGGAAAAGAAGCACAGTAGTCCCATGTCCTCTCCTTCCAGctttacctcctcctccttctctcattCTTCACCCCAGAGGACCTCTTTTGCTCCCACAATCCATGGCCTCAATGCAAATCATGTTGACACAAGTTCCTCGAAGCAAAAGGAGCCAAATCCGCAGACCAGCATTCAAGGTGGACCATCTTCCCCAAGCAGGTCAGGCACAACTCTTGCAGGACAAGCCCCAAGTAATTCTCCTTCTAGAAAACTAGCAAGGACTTTGCTTCTCCCTCTCATAGGGAAACTACCTTCAATCCAGAGGAAGGCTAGGAGGTGGAAAGGCCTGCTGGAGAAGAGTCAGGAGAAGGAGGgcgatgaggatgaggagaccAAAGGTAGTGGTGGACTGGACGAGGGAGCAGTCATCGAAAGGCAAAATTGTCCAATGGGAATCTTTGAGTCCAGCTCAAGCAACTTACCAAATCTCTCCTCATCGCATATAAGGACAGATGACAAACAAGCAAGTGGCCGGACTGTTGCTCCAATTAGCTTCACCGCTGAGGAGATGGACAAATATCGCCCCCTGCAAGAGCAGGCGAGAGAGCACATGCAGAAAGTCCTGGAGCAGACGCATAATGCAGAGTCACACACAGGAACGAACTACCCTCACACGGCACTGTCAGAAAACTCTGGAACTTCAGAGGAACAGTATACACCTTCCTTGCGCACCCAGTCAATTCACATAGACATAATGCAAACCCAAGCACAGCACACCCATGAGGTCAGTGTCCCACTTCCACATCTTACCCGACAGGAGAACTTTACTCAATCCATGGCTCTTGGAGTCCCCAACCTCCCGACTCTCCCAccatctccccctctctcaaGCCTCCATCATATCATTTTGCAACACACAGCCCTCTCCTTGGCCCCCTCCTCCACATCCTCTTCCACCTCATCCCCTTCCCCTGCCATCCACCCACACCCAGTTCAGCTCCCTCACCCACTGCCTCCTCTCCACCCACCAACTCTCCCTCATCACCTtcatctctctcccttctcCATATCTTCTTTATTCCCCTCAATCTTGCTCTCCCACCACCCCATCCAGCTCCTTCCCCAGTCACCCACTTTTCACCCCGCCCAACTTGCTCCACTCTCGCCGGTCTCCCTGCAAACGTTGAACCCACAACCTTTCATGGAACGAGTGTGGCCAGTGAGGTTTCAACAGAAGGcgttgtga